Part of the Vigna unguiculata cultivar IT97K-499-35 chromosome 3, ASM411807v1, whole genome shotgun sequence genome, AAATGCTGATGAACCTGTGCTTAGTTTATAAGGCAATGTACTAGCAGGGGATTGCACCGGATTAACAACAGCATGCAGATTCCTGGTAAGAGATGGCACTGGACCAGTGCTTAATTCACCGGCCATTGCAGCGGCTCGCTTTGGCCCAGATGCCAGAGCTGAATCTTGCTGAGGCTGAGTATTTAATGTAGGGGAAATACCACTTGACACATGGTGAATTTGTTTGCTAACAGACCTGGGTATATGAGATGCATGTGTAGTTGTGAGCAATGAAACTGAGGGTATTCCTGGCTTACCAGATAAAGGCCTAGACAATGGAACTGGTGCAGTAACTGGATTATCATGAGCCGGAGAGAACGGTGAGACTGATGGAGCTGCAGGCACTGGCAGAGTGGCTGGCTTGTCAGGTGTAGGACTCAATACTGAAACTGATGGATATGCAGTTTTCAGACCAAAAGGCAATGAACCCACTCCACTTGTAGGTGTAGCCCCAGAAGCTTTCACATCAGTAGACGTAGACAACATAACTGGAGTGGCGGCAGGCTTAACACCAGGAGTGGAATCCCCAGTACTTGTGTAAGCACTTGTGGTGGTTGCTGCAGAATGTTCATTAATCAACTTGTCGAGCATTTTTggatcattaaatattttaaccagTAAATCCATATCAATCGGGGATCCCTGCTCAGAGCTCCTCATAATGGTTGCAACAACCGAAGCTGCCAAATCAGCTTCCATACCGAAAGATACCCCACCCAAGGGGATCCCTGTACAGGGATCCGAGGAATCAGTATAAAAGGCGTTTGAGGGTGAACGAATAGAAGTTTCAGCAGATATATATTGCAGAGAGTTATTCGGCTGCACATTGGGGAAAGGGTTCCCAGCTACTGCCTCTTCAGGAAAAATATCCACAGATTCTTCATCTTCAATTGGAATGATAGGGATGAGGGGAGTAAAGTCATCATCATAGTCTTCCTCTTCTACGTCCAAAGAGACAGAAGGGCTAAACACCCATTCGCAACTCACAATATTAGTGACAGGAAAAAAAAGGTATCACAAGACTTTCTACACTAAGGTGAGACATTTTACCTCGGAGGAATGGCTGAAAGACGGGGATAAACAGCTTCAAGCACCCTATTTTCTCTCGCTTTCTGATTTTCTTTCTCCCTACTTTCTTCACCCGCTACAACTCGCCAATCAGGATT contains:
- the LOC114178780 gene encoding zinc finger CCCH domain-containing protein 6-like isoform X1; its protein translation is MKRARKSNRVSWATGGNLCQVKLFLSDDSPSKVGQHSQDHLQVKTSMLNSNSTINDPNDLPPGFESSHFLKQTRVDFSCISQIKWECPLPFVVNPDWRVVAGEESREKENQKARENRVLEAVYPRLSAIPPSPSVSLDVEEEDYDDDFTPLIPIIPIEDEESVDIFPEEAVAGNPFPNVQPNNSLQYISAETSIRSPSNAFYTDSSDPCTGIPLGGVSFGMEADLAASVVATIMRSSEQGSPIDMDLLVKIFNDPKMLDKLINEHSAATTTSAYTSTGDSTPGVKPAATPVMLSTSTDVKASGATPTSGVGSLPFGLKTAYPSVSVLSPTPDKPATLPVPAAPSVSPFSPAHDNPVTAPVPLSRPLSGKPGIPSVSLLTTTHASHIPRSVSKQIHHVSSGISPTLNTQPQQDSALASGPKRAAAMAGELSTGPVPSLTRNLHAVVNPVQSPASTLPYKLSTGSSAFAVKDANYYKNLIRQHGADKQDMQDSHIGIRHSNLQDLKPVHNFKQGEVKHKIQKPCIYFKSSKGCRNGSNCPYQHDVSAQWGAGNILGAQSAKRLKLGP
- the LOC114178780 gene encoding zinc finger CCCH domain-containing protein 6-like isoform X2, producing the protein MLNSNSTINDPNDLPPGFESSHFLKQTRVDFSCISQIKWECPLPFVVNPDWRVVAGEESREKENQKARENRVLEAVYPRLSAIPPSPSVSLDVEEEDYDDDFTPLIPIIPIEDEESVDIFPEEAVAGNPFPNVQPNNSLQYISAETSIRSPSNAFYTDSSDPCTGIPLGGVSFGMEADLAASVVATIMRSSEQGSPIDMDLLVKIFNDPKMLDKLINEHSAATTTSAYTSTGDSTPGVKPAATPVMLSTSTDVKASGATPTSGVGSLPFGLKTAYPSVSVLSPTPDKPATLPVPAAPSVSPFSPAHDNPVTAPVPLSRPLSGKPGIPSVSLLTTTHASHIPRSVSKQIHHVSSGISPTLNTQPQQDSALASGPKRAAAMAGELSTGPVPSLTRNLHAVVNPVQSPASTLPYKLSTGSSAFAVKDANYYKNLIRQHGADKQDMQDSHIGIRHSNLQDLKPVHNFKQGEVKHKIQKPCIYFKSSKGCRNGSNCPYQHDVSAQWGAGNILGAQSAKRLKLGP